The Acidiferrobacteraceae bacterium genome segment ACCCAGAACATGGCGCTGTTTTGCGATTTCGAGAACATCGCCCTCGGCGTCCGCGACGCCAAGTATGCAGCCTTCGATATCCAGCGCGTTCTCGAGCGCCTGTTGCTCAAGGGCAATATCGTCGTAAGAAAGGCCTACTGTGACTGGGACCGCTACAAGGAATTCAAGAGTGCCATGCACGAGGCCGCATTTGAGCTGATCGAGATCCCCCACGTGCGCATGTCGGGCAAGAACTCGGCGGATATCCGCATGGTCGTCGACGCCCTGGACCTGTGTTACACCAAATCCCACGTCGATACCTTTGTCATCATCAGTGGTGACTCGGACTTCTCCGCCTTGGTCAGCAAGCTGCGCGAGAACAACAAGCTGGTAATCGGCGTCGGCGTGAAGAACTCCACCTCCGATCTGCTCATCGCCAGCTGCGACGAATTCATTTACTACGATGATCTCGTGCGCGAGGCGGAAAAACAGCGCAAGAAGAAACGCAAGGCGCGGACCAAGGCGGCCGGGCCGAAGAAGACGGCGACCGGCGACGAGGAAGAGAGGAAACAGGAGGCCCTGGACCTGGTGCTACAGACGGTCGAGGCCCTGTTCGAGGAGCGCGGCGACGAGGAGAAGGTCTGGGGCTCCATGGTCAAGCAGGCACTGAAGCGACGCAAACCCGGATTCAACGAAAGCTATCACGGCTTTCGCACCTTCGGACAGCTGCTGGAGGAGGCCCGGGAGCGTGGGCTGCTGCAACTCGATTTCGACGAAAAATCCGGCGGTTATGTCGTCAAGGGTTTTGCCCACGAGGAATAGCCCGGCGGCTGGCGTCGGGCATTGTCGTGGCCCTACTTCACCGCGTTCTTGTCCAGCCAGTCACTGACATTCTTCACCAGCGTGTCATCCATGCCGGTGAAGAAGTGATTCGCTCCCTTGATCCACTTGTGGGTGTAGTGCTTGTTGCCCGCCTTCTTCGCCGCGTCCATACGCGCCTTCTGCGCCGCCGGGGTCTGTTCGGAATCCTGCAGCCCGCCGAAGTCGAACACAGGAATGGTGATCTTCTCCAGCGAGCTCGTCACCACTCGCGATTTTTCCTTGAACGGGATTACCGACATGCCCACGGCAACAAAGGCATGCACGTCCGGCGAAGGATCGTGGGCGAGGTAGTACGCGCCCATGGTGCAGCCCAGGCTGTGGCAGGCAAGAACGATGTTCTTGATCCCCTTCGATTTCAGGTATGCCACGCCAGCGGCGATTCGGGGCGCCGCCTCGGGTACCAGCGGCGAATACTCTGCGTCCTTGGCCGTGTTGGGCAGAACCGGCATCTGCAGGGACAGGGTGTACCAGCCATGATCCGGCAACTGGGTGCGCAGGGGATAGACCACATCCGTCCAGTTGGGGTGTACGCCCTTGCCGTGAAGGATGATTACAGCGCCCTTGGCCTTGCTTGTGGTCGGTTCGGCGAAAATGGAAAGGAACTTGTGATTTTCTGCCTGCAGATATACGGCCTGCCCGACGAACAGGTTATCGACGACCTGCGATGCCCAGCGCTTTTCCTTGGCATAGTCCGAGGTAGTTGCCGCGGTCGCCGGCAGCACGAGTGCCAGGAGCACAAAACCGATGGGGAACACACGTCTTGCGTTCATGATTTCTCCTCCTGTTCTGTCCTATTGCCGGGCTTTTCCCGGTCGGACGCCTACTATAGCGCCAATCGGCACAAGGGTAACCCGGTCGGTATGTGCGGGCACGAACATTGATGCACCGACCAGATTGCGCATAATAGACATTTTTCAGGACCCCGTAGTTCCATGGCAACGAAGAAGACCGGCTCCGGCGGCGGCAAGCTCGACGAGGTCGTGGCGGCGGCCCGACGGCACGCCGACCAGCGCGAAAAGGAGTATCGCGAGCGTGCGCTGAAGATGTATCCGTGGGTGTGCGGGCGCTGCGGCCGGGAGTTCAACCGCAACAATCTGCAGGAACTCACGGTTCACCACCGCGACCACAACCACGACAACAATCCCCTGGACGGCAGCAACTGGGAGTTGCTTTGCGTGTATTGCCACGATAATGAGCACCAGCGTCAGCTTGAGGCCGCGGGCGGACCGCGCGAGGACAGGGCCGGAGGCGGTGCCACGCACAATCCCTTTGCCGACCTGAAAGACCTGCTAAAGAAATAGCGTCCTTGAGAAGAGTGCGGGGTACGTTCGGGTGTACCTCAGGAAGACAGTTTCCAGAACCCGAGCACGCATATCACCAGCAACACGCCGCCGATGGCGCGCCGGAAAAGCCGGTCGTTGCGCAGGATGTATTCATGAGTGTACAGGCCCATGACATGGCCGACGGCCGCCACCGGCAACAGGGCCAGGGCGGTTCCGAAATTCAGTGTCACCCCCACGGCGGCAAAGGTCGTCATCTTCACCGAAACCAGCACGAACCAGAGAACGAACATGGTGTTGCGCAACTGTTGGGGTGAGATATTGCGCATGAAGACCGCCACCATCAGCGGCGCCCCGGAAAGCGAGGTCCCGGCGACGTAGCCTCCCGCCACCAGCAGGAAGCGATCAATCCAGTCACGATCGCTGCGAATTTCCAGGTCCAACAACCAAAGGCAGGCGTAGAGCAGGGTGACGGAGTACACGAACACCACCAGTAGCCTGTTGGGCAGGTTGAGAAGCCCGAAAATACCCACCAGGGCCGCCGGGATTACCCAGGCCGCCGCGCGGCGCAGGTAGGCCCAGTCCACGTTGCCCAGCCGGGTGCGCAGGGTCAGCGCGGAGAAGAACAGCAAGTGGGTGCCAATAATCGGCAACCAGAACAGGGGTTGATCGTTCAGGAACAGCATCAGTGGCAGGCCCAGGGCGGCACCGCCAAACCCGAGGCCACTGCGGACGAAGCCCGCCCATACGAACAGCAGCGCGATCAGTGCGATCTGCGTCGGTCCAAAGCTGAGCAGGGCGATGTGTGGCACGACGGTGTTCTGTTTGGAGGAATTTGTTGACAGTATCGCGGCAATCCGGGAACGGCAATCACCGGCACGTCGCCCTCCGGGCGCGGGCGGGATGCGGCCCTACCTATATATATGGTTGCTCCGCACGTAGCCAGCCGCCCCGGCAATGCGCCTGTGTCCCGTGGGGGGATCTTGACGTTCTGTCCACACAGCCATTGGTAGAATCCCGTGAACTGAACGAGTCGCGAAGCAGCAAGGAGAGGACATGAGCGTGCGTACCGTTACCATCCCCACGGAAGATGGTGGCATGGGCCTGTACACGGCCTGGCCGGAAGGCGAGGGACCGTTTCCCGCGGTCGTGGTGATTCAGCACGCGGGCGGGGTGGACACATTCGTCCAGGGGATGGCCGAACGCCTGGTCGAAGCCGGCTACTTCGTAGCCGCCCCCGATCTCTACCACCGCCTGGATACGCGCCAGGGCGGCATGATGGACTGGCTGAAGCAGTTGCGTGATGCCGAACTCGAGGTGGACGGAAACGCCACCATCAACTTTCTTTGTGAACATCCGCTTGTGGATCCGGATCGAATGGGCATCATCGGATTTTGCATGGGCGCTCGCGTTGCCTACCTGCTGGCCGAACTCAGCCCCCGTGTGCGCGCGGCCGTGGCCTACTATGGCGGCAATATCATGATCCCGTGGGGAGACGGGGCGTCACCATTTTCTCTCAGCGAGAGTCTGCATTGTCCCTTGCTGTTCCACTTCGGGGCTGACGACAAGAACCCGTCGCCCGAAGACCGGGAGAAGCTGGACACGGAACTGACACGTCTGGGCAAGGACCACGAATTCCATGAATACGAGGGAGCGGGGCACGCCTTCATGAATTTCGCCAACCCGCGCATGTATCGCGAGAACGCGGCCCGTGTCAGCTGGCCCCGAACCCTGGAGTTTTTCGCCCGGCTTCTGGGCTGATACATTCCCATGTGAACCCAGGACAAGAATTCCGGCCTGTGGCCACGACCGGATCAAACCAGGCACAGGAGTCCCATGAAAAAGATCCTCTTTGCGATATTGCTTGCGCTTTCTTCTGGAGTGACCCACGCGGACGGCATTCGTGGCGTAGTGGTTCAGGGCAATGGCGATCGGGCGCAATTTGAACGTGCGCTGCGCCTGGCCTCGAACATGCACGAGGTTCTGCCCAAGGCGAAGTTTGAAGTGGTGATATTTGGTCCGACCGTCAAGTTGCTGGATGCCTTTGGTCCGGAGGCGACATTGATTGGACGGGTGCAGCGGGAAGGTATCCAGGTGATTGCCTGCGGGCGTTCTCTCAAGACTGATCATGTGGATGAGGGCGACCTGGCCCCGGATGTACGCGTAGTACCATTTGGCGCGGTGCACATTCTGAAGCGCCAGCATCAGGGCTGGGAGTATTTCAAACCCTGAATCTGCTGCTGGCCCCGTTTGACAGTATCTTGCAAAAGAGTACTTGCCGCCCGACGGTCGGGCTCACTATATTGTGCGCTGCCCGGAAGGCGGCGCCATCACGCTAGCCAGGGAGTCGCGCCCATGCGGGGAAAACACTCTTGAGAGGAAGTCCAGCAATTCGCCGGGTTCTGTCCC includes the following:
- a CDS encoding NYN domain-containing protein — translated: MASKHDTQNMALFCDFENIALGVRDAKYAAFDIQRVLERLLLKGNIVVRKAYCDWDRYKEFKSAMHEAAFELIEIPHVRMSGKNSADIRMVVDALDLCYTKSHVDTFVIISGDSDFSALVSKLRENNKLVIGVGVKNSTSDLLIASCDEFIYYDDLVREAEKQRKKKRKARTKAAGPKKTATGDEEERKQEALDLVLQTVEALFEERGDEEKVWGSMVKQALKRRKPGFNESYHGFRTFGQLLEEARERGLLQLDFDEKSGGYVVKGFAHEE
- a CDS encoding DUF3530 family protein, with the protein product MNARRVFPIGFVLLALVLPATAATTSDYAKEKRWASQVVDNLFVGQAVYLQAENHKFLSIFAEPTTSKAKGAVIILHGKGVHPNWTDVVYPLRTQLPDHGWYTLSLQMPVLPNTAKDAEYSPLVPEAAPRIAAGVAYLKSKGIKNIVLACHSLGCTMGAYYLAHDPSPDVHAFVAVGMSVIPFKEKSRVVTSSLEKITIPVFDFGGLQDSEQTPAAQKARMDAAKKAGNKHYTHKWIKGANHFFTGMDDTLVKNVSDWLDKNAVK
- a CDS encoding YajD family HNH nuclease codes for the protein MATKKTGSGGGKLDEVVAAARRHADQREKEYRERALKMYPWVCGRCGREFNRNNLQELTVHHRDHNHDNNPLDGSNWELLCVYCHDNEHQRQLEAAGGPREDRAGGGATHNPFADLKDLLKK
- a CDS encoding sulfite exporter TauE/SafE family protein; protein product: MPHIALLSFGPTQIALIALLFVWAGFVRSGLGFGGAALGLPLMLFLNDQPLFWLPIIGTHLLFFSALTLRTRLGNVDWAYLRRAAAWVIPAALVGIFGLLNLPNRLLVVFVYSVTLLYACLWLLDLEIRSDRDWIDRFLLVAGGYVAGTSLSGAPLMVAVFMRNISPQQLRNTMFVLWFVLVSVKMTTFAAVGVTLNFGTALALLPVAAVGHVMGLYTHEYILRNDRLFRRAIGGVLLVICVLGFWKLSS
- a CDS encoding dienelactone hydrolase family protein, translating into MSVRTVTIPTEDGGMGLYTAWPEGEGPFPAVVVIQHAGGVDTFVQGMAERLVEAGYFVAAPDLYHRLDTRQGGMMDWLKQLRDAELEVDGNATINFLCEHPLVDPDRMGIIGFCMGARVAYLLAELSPRVRAAVAYYGGNIMIPWGDGASPFSLSESLHCPLLFHFGADDKNPSPEDREKLDTELTRLGKDHEFHEYEGAGHAFMNFANPRMYRENAARVSWPRTLEFFARLLG
- a CDS encoding DsrE family protein, with product MKKILFAILLALSSGVTHADGIRGVVVQGNGDRAQFERALRLASNMHEVLPKAKFEVVIFGPTVKLLDAFGPEATLIGRVQREGIQVIACGRSLKTDHVDEGDLAPDVRVVPFGAVHILKRQHQGWEYFKP